The Amycolatopsis viridis genome window below encodes:
- a CDS encoding DUF72 domain-containing protein: MGTSGWRYPPWRGTFYPKGLAQRRELEYISRQVNSVEINGSFYSLQRPERYRAWAEQTPDDFVFAVKGGRFITHMKRLTDTETALANFFASGVLALGGKLGPILWQLPANFAFEPGRFEKFFRSLPRDSRAAAELAKRHDDKLKGEAHTEAGKNRRLRYALEPRHPSFHSDECRKLLQDHNIALVAADSAGTWPSFEEVTADFVYVRLHGDEELYASGYTGEALDRWAGKLRRWRRAGGGRMRDVYVYFDNDIKVKAPGDAVALAARLGVTSRPIDLPS, from the coding sequence GTGGGCACCTCGGGGTGGCGGTACCCGCCGTGGCGGGGCACGTTCTACCCGAAGGGCCTGGCGCAGCGCCGCGAGCTGGAGTACATCTCGCGGCAGGTGAACTCCGTGGAGATCAACGGCTCGTTCTACTCGCTCCAGCGCCCGGAGCGGTACCGGGCCTGGGCGGAGCAGACGCCCGACGATTTCGTCTTCGCCGTGAAGGGCGGTCGCTTCATCACCCACATGAAGCGGCTGACCGACACCGAGACCGCACTGGCGAACTTCTTCGCCTCGGGGGTGCTGGCACTGGGCGGCAAGCTCGGGCCGATCCTCTGGCAGCTACCGGCGAACTTCGCGTTCGAGCCCGGGCGCTTCGAGAAGTTCTTCCGGAGCCTGCCCCGCGACAGCCGGGCCGCGGCGGAACTGGCGAAGAGGCACGACGACAAACTGAAGGGAGAGGCCCATACCGAAGCCGGGAAGAACCGGCGGCTGCGCTACGCGCTCGAGCCCAGGCACCCGAGCTTCCACTCGGACGAGTGCCGGAAGCTGTTGCAGGACCACAACATCGCCCTGGTGGCGGCCGATTCGGCTGGCACCTGGCCGAGTTTCGAGGAGGTGACAGCGGATTTCGTCTACGTCCGGCTGCACGGTGACGAGGAGCTCTACGCGAGTGGATACACCGGCGAGGCGCTGGACCGCTGGGCCGGCAAGCTCCGGCGGTGGCGGCGCGCCGGCGGCGGGCGGATGCGGGACGTCTACGTCTACTTCGACAACGACATCAAGGTGAAGGCGCCCGGGGACGCCGTCGCGCTCGCGGCCCGGCTGGGGGTCACAAGCCGCCCGATCGACCTGCCGTCCTGA
- a CDS encoding DUF4253 domain-containing protein, protein MTTAATPEESLVSGALTSTGLPPGRWVGPMWVSDGPLADPGRYRACIAEFDRSALWPVLIPHDPRFAADGEDWLTDRGRLAPAVHRVGDVDVSATLARWWDPFCCPNGTGCLRPYGARFPGLAKKSQLRVDPFAEAGNTGSILARRAPYRLGLVPVERPADVPAALGWTGMIKSTDEVSALSAVLRSWEDRFGAVLVVLGFDELELSVAAPPRSQGRALVLAAEHRAFSVRSFSGQPGTLREYADGLVHRRHWRFAWD, encoded by the coding sequence GTGACCACCGCCGCCACACCCGAGGAAAGCCTCGTCTCCGGGGCCCTGACCAGCACCGGCCTGCCGCCCGGCCGCTGGGTCGGCCCGATGTGGGTGTCCGACGGCCCGCTGGCCGACCCGGGCCGGTACCGGGCCTGCATCGCCGAGTTCGACCGCTCGGCGCTGTGGCCCGTGCTGATCCCGCACGACCCGCGCTTCGCCGCCGACGGCGAGGACTGGCTCACCGACCGCGGCCGGCTCGCGCCGGCCGTGCACCGGGTCGGCGACGTCGACGTGAGCGCGACGCTCGCCCGGTGGTGGGATCCGTTCTGCTGCCCGAACGGCACCGGCTGCCTGCGCCCGTACGGTGCCCGCTTCCCCGGCCTGGCCAAGAAGTCCCAGCTGCGGGTGGATCCGTTCGCCGAGGCCGGGAACACCGGCTCGATCCTCGCCCGGCGCGCGCCCTACCGCCTGGGGCTCGTGCCGGTCGAACGGCCCGCGGACGTCCCGGCCGCCCTCGGCTGGACCGGGATGATCAAGTCGACGGACGAGGTGTCCGCCCTGTCGGCGGTCCTGCGCAGCTGGGAGGACCGCTTCGGAGCGGTGCTGGTCGTGCTCGGGTTCGACGAGCTGGAGCTCTCGGTCGCGGCACCGCCCCGCAGTCAGGGCCGCGCGCTCGTCCTCGCCGCGGAGCACCGCGCGTTCAGTGTGCGCAGCTTCTCCGGGCAGCCGGGCACCCTGCGGGAGTACGCCGACGGCCTGGTGCACCGGAGGCACTGGCGGTTCGCCTGGGACTGA
- a CDS encoding DNA repair helicase XPB, with amino-acid sequence MTDGPLIVQSDKTVLLEVDHPMADDARIAIAPFAELERAPEHVHTYRITPLALWNARAAGHDAEQVVDALTTYSRFPVPQPLLIDIVDTMARFGRLQITNNPAHGLVMTTTDRAVLEEVLRNKKISPMLGNRIDDDTVAVHPSERGRLKQALLKVGWPAEDLAGYVDGEAHPMHLAETGWGLRDYQRQAAEAFWAGGSGVVVLPCGAGKTLVGAAAMARAQATTLILVTNTVAGRQWKRELVARTSLTEDEIGEYSGEKKEIRPVTIATYQVITRKSKGEYKHLELFDSRDWGLIVYDEVHLLPAPVFRMTADLQSRRRLGLTATLVREDGREGDVFSLIGPKRYDAPWRDIEAQGWIAPAECIEVRVTLTDNERLLYATAESEDKYKLAATARTKMPVVKSILDKHAGEQTLVIGAYLDQLEELGAELDAPVIQGSTRNKEREALFDAFRRGEIDKLVVSKVANFSIDLPEATVAIQVSGTFGSRQEEAQRLGRLLRPKADGRQAHFYSVVSRDTLDTEYAAHRQRFLAEQGYAYTIHDADAYL; translated from the coding sequence GTGACCGATGGCCCGTTGATCGTCCAATCCGACAAGACCGTGCTGCTCGAGGTCGACCACCCCATGGCCGACGACGCCCGGATCGCGATCGCCCCGTTCGCCGAACTGGAACGGGCCCCCGAGCACGTGCACACCTACCGCATCACCCCGCTCGCGTTGTGGAACGCCCGCGCCGCCGGCCACGACGCCGAGCAGGTGGTGGACGCCCTGACCACGTACTCGCGCTTCCCGGTGCCACAGCCGTTGCTGATCGACATCGTCGACACGATGGCGCGGTTCGGCCGGCTGCAGATCACCAACAACCCCGCGCACGGCCTGGTGATGACCACGACCGACCGGGCCGTGCTCGAAGAGGTGCTGCGCAACAAGAAGATCAGCCCGATGCTGGGCAACCGCATCGACGACGACACGGTGGCGGTGCACCCGTCGGAGCGGGGCCGGCTCAAGCAGGCGCTGCTCAAGGTGGGCTGGCCGGCCGAGGACCTGGCCGGCTACGTCGACGGCGAGGCGCACCCGATGCACCTGGCCGAGACGGGCTGGGGACTGCGCGACTACCAGCGGCAGGCCGCCGAGGCGTTCTGGGCCGGCGGGTCCGGCGTGGTCGTGCTGCCCTGCGGGGCGGGCAAGACCCTCGTCGGCGCCGCCGCCATGGCCAGGGCACAGGCGACCACCCTCATCCTGGTGACCAACACCGTCGCCGGCCGCCAGTGGAAGCGCGAGCTGGTGGCGCGCACGTCCCTGACCGAGGACGAGATCGGCGAGTACTCCGGTGAGAAGAAGGAGATCCGCCCGGTCACCATCGCGACCTACCAGGTGATCACGCGCAAGTCCAAGGGCGAGTACAAGCACCTGGAGCTGTTCGACTCGCGGGACTGGGGCCTGATCGTCTACGACGAGGTGCACCTGTTGCCCGCGCCGGTCTTCCGCATGACCGCGGATCTGCAGTCCCGCCGCCGTCTCGGCCTGACCGCGACCCTGGTGCGCGAGGACGGCCGCGAAGGCGACGTCTTCTCGCTCATCGGGCCGAAGCGGTACGACGCGCCGTGGCGGGACATCGAGGCGCAGGGCTGGATCGCGCCCGCCGAGTGCATCGAGGTGCGGGTGACGCTCACCGACAACGAGCGCCTGCTGTACGCGACGGCCGAATCCGAGGACAAGTACAAGCTTGCCGCCACCGCGCGGACCAAGATGCCGGTGGTGAAGTCCATTCTGGACAAACACGCGGGCGAACAGACCCTGGTGATCGGCGCCTACCTGGACCAGCTGGAGGAACTGGGCGCCGAGCTGGACGCGCCGGTGATCCAGGGTTCGACGCGGAACAAGGAGCGCGAGGCGCTGTTCGACGCGTTCCGCCGCGGCGAGATCGACAAGCTCGTGGTGTCGAAGGTCGCGAACTTCTCGATCGACCTGCCGGAGGCGACGGTCGCCATCCAGGTGTCGGGCACCTTCGGCTCCCGGCAGGAGGAGGCCCAGCGCCTGGGCCGGCTGCTGCGGCCGAAGGCCGACGGCAGGCAGGCGCACTTCTACTCGGTGGTCTCGCGGGACACCTTGGACACCGAATACGCGGCGCACCGGCAGCGGTTCCTCGCCGAACAGGGTTACGCGTACACGATCCACGACGCGGACGCCTACCTGTAG
- a CDS encoding FAD-dependent monooxygenase has translation MDADVVIAGAGPTGLALAHELALAGVRTVIVELLTERVEQTKGGTIQPRTAELFEQRGLLDALQARAHDRAPVGGHFATLPVPLDYSSWPTRHPSPLSVRQDLVEEVLEHAALGRGADLRRGRPVTGVRQDGDGVTVTTADRSLRARYLVACDGAHSTVRKLLGLPFPGRPGTFQAVLAEIRLAAVSALVPERAGHISELTRHANGYWSMLVPVGGDRYRLTFGREDQSQGTGPVQESEVVDALTAVYGEDTRLADILTASRWSDATRQLEQYRHGRILFAGDAAHIHPPLGGQGLNLGVQDAVNLGWKLAATVHGWAPDDLLDTYQDERHPAAARVLHHTSAQRVLAAPKPSEDVLALRDIFVDLLRLPDTNHYLAGMMSGLDSPDRVPDADLLTADGATRLSTLLRTGRGLLLDLTGDHPLPPGWSGRVDRVQAKPDHHLTEAALLIRPDGTRCWTPDGGPLDAALTRWFGAPAHDQHGPAAGNAV, from the coding sequence GTGGACGCCGATGTCGTCATCGCGGGAGCGGGCCCGACCGGCCTGGCCCTCGCCCACGAACTCGCTCTCGCCGGCGTCCGGACCGTGATCGTGGAACTGCTGACCGAACGCGTCGAGCAGACCAAGGGCGGCACCATCCAGCCCCGCACCGCGGAGCTGTTCGAGCAGCGCGGCCTGCTCGACGCCCTGCAGGCGAGGGCCCACGACCGCGCGCCGGTCGGCGGCCACTTCGCGACGCTGCCGGTGCCGCTCGACTACTCGTCCTGGCCGACCCGGCACCCCTCGCCACTGTCCGTCCGGCAGGACCTCGTGGAGGAGGTCCTGGAGCACGCCGCCCTCGGCCGCGGCGCCGACCTGCGACGGGGACGACCGGTCACCGGCGTCCGGCAGGACGGCGACGGCGTCACCGTCACCACCGCCGACCGGAGCCTGCGTGCCCGGTACCTGGTGGCCTGCGATGGCGCGCACAGCACCGTCCGCAAGCTGCTCGGCCTGCCCTTCCCCGGCCGGCCCGGCACCTTCCAGGCCGTGCTGGCCGAGATCCGGCTCGCCGCGGTGTCCGCGCTCGTGCCCGAACGAGCGGGACACATCAGCGAGCTGACCCGGCACGCGAACGGCTACTGGTCGATGCTCGTGCCCGTCGGCGGCGACCGCTACCGGCTGACGTTCGGCCGCGAAGACCAGTCGCAGGGCACCGGCCCGGTCCAGGAGAGCGAGGTCGTCGACGCCCTCACCGCGGTCTACGGCGAGGACACCCGGCTGGCAGACATCCTCACCGCGTCCCGGTGGAGCGATGCGACCCGGCAACTCGAGCAGTACCGGCACGGCCGGATCCTGTTCGCGGGAGACGCGGCCCACATCCACCCGCCACTCGGCGGTCAGGGACTGAACCTCGGCGTGCAGGACGCCGTCAACCTCGGCTGGAAGCTGGCCGCCACCGTGCACGGCTGGGCCCCGGACGATCTGCTCGACACCTATCAGGACGAACGGCATCCGGCGGCCGCCCGCGTGCTGCACCACACCTCGGCCCAGCGCGTGCTCGCCGCGCCGAAGCCGAGCGAAGACGTCCTCGCGCTGCGCGACATCTTCGTCGACCTCCTGCGCCTGCCCGACACCAACCACTACCTGGCCGGCATGATGTCCGGTTTGGATAGTCCGGACCGGGTGCCCGACGCCGACCTGCTCACCGCTGACGGTGCCACCCGCCTGTCGACGCTGCTGAGGACCGGACGTGGTCTCCTGCTCGACCTCACCGGCGACCACCCACTGCCGCCGGGCTGGTCCGGCCGCGTCGACCGGGTCCAGGCCAAACCGGACCACCACCTGACCGAGGCCGCCCTGCTGATCCGGCCGGACGGTACGCGGTGCTGGACGCCGGACGGCGGCCCTCTCGACGCCGCCCTGACCCGCTGGTTCGGCGCCCCGGCCCACGACCAGCACGGCCCGGCCGCCGGCAACGCCGTATAA
- a CDS encoding TetR family transcriptional regulator — translation MTEPTGLRERKKQRTRAAISDAAIELFLAHGFDQVSVAQVAEAAEVSRRTLFAYFPTKESLVVHRFADHETESARVVRARPDGRTPLEALREHFLDGLDRRDPITGLNDEPGVRALYELIFATPALVARMLEFNQTAEAALTEALTETAGVEVGEARVAAAAIVAVLWTLARENLAAVVAGRPADEVFPEAEAAAQEAFRLLDGGFGSLGGRSGVANATERERHG, via the coding sequence GTGACGGAGCCCACCGGACTACGTGAACGCAAGAAGCAGCGCACGCGCGCGGCGATCTCCGATGCGGCGATCGAGCTGTTCCTCGCCCACGGGTTCGACCAGGTGTCCGTCGCGCAGGTGGCGGAGGCGGCCGAGGTCTCCCGGCGCACGTTGTTCGCGTACTTCCCGACGAAGGAATCGCTGGTCGTCCACCGCTTCGCCGACCACGAGACGGAAAGCGCACGGGTGGTGCGCGCCCGGCCGGACGGCCGGACCCCGCTGGAAGCACTCCGGGAGCACTTCCTCGACGGACTCGACCGGCGCGACCCCATCACGGGCCTGAACGACGAGCCCGGCGTCCGCGCGTTGTACGAGCTGATCTTCGCCACGCCGGCGCTGGTGGCCCGCATGCTCGAGTTCAACCAGACCGCCGAGGCGGCGCTGACCGAAGCCCTGACGGAGACCGCCGGGGTGGAGGTGGGCGAGGCACGCGTGGCCGCGGCCGCGATCGTCGCGGTGCTCTGGACGCTCGCGCGGGAGAACCTCGCGGCCGTCGTGGCCGGGCGGCCCGCGGACGAGGTGTTCCCCGAGGCCGAGGCTGCCGCGCAGGAGGCGTTTCGGTTGCTGGACGGCGGCTTCGGCAGCCTCGGCGGCCGTAGCGGCGTGGCGAACGCCACAGAGCGGGAACGTCACGGGTAG